The Archangium primigenium genomic interval CTGCAGCTCTTCCTTCATGGCCTGGCCGCGCTCGCTGAGCCGATCCTTGTTCTGCTTGCGCGCCTGGTCGCGGATGGCCTGGGTGGCGTCCGCCACGCGCTTCTGCTCCTGGGCCGTCTTCTCCAGCTCGCCCATGAACTGGCCGAACTTCTGCGCCAGCTCCGGGTACTGCTCGCCGCCGAACTCCTCCTGGGCGTCGTTGAGGCCGTTGAGCATGTCGTCCATCTGCATGGACAGCTCCTGCAGCTTGGCCAGGGCCTCGTCCGCCTTGCCCTCGCGCATGAGGCGCTCCACGTCATCCAGGGCGCTGGACATGTCCTGGTCCTTCATCATGTCCTGGAGCGCCTCGGCGTTGAGGTGCTCGTCGCGGATGCCCTGGCGCAGCTCGGCCATGCGCTGCATCAGCTCGTCGATGCGCGCGCGCATCTCCTGGATCTGCTGCATCACCTGCTCGCGCGTCTGCTCGTCGGGGCGGGCCTTGTAGTCCTCGATGAGGCGCGAGAGCTCGCGCCGCTCGTTGGCCAGCTGCTTGGCCAGCTCCTGCAGGGCCTCGAGCTTCTGCCGGTCCAGGAGCGACTCCAGGTAGAGCACGTCCTTTTCCAGCTCGTCGATCTCCTCGGTGACGAGCGCGCTCAGGCGCGCGCCGGTGCCGAAGTCGTTGCCGGTCTGGCGCAGCTGGGTGCGCAGGTAGACGCGGCGGAAGTCGGAGGTGGCGCGCACGCGCTGGCCCAGCTTGTCGGAGATGTTGGCCAGGGCGGTGACGAGCTCCACGGGCGTGTCGCGCTCGCGGCGCAGCTCCTGGACGAGCGCGCGCAGGTCGGTCACGAGCGCGAGGCCGCTGGTGTCCACGGCCTGGGCGCTGGTCACCTTCTGGGCGTCCTTGGTCTTGTCCCGGTCCGGCCCCTCGAGCCGGTCGGCGAGGTGGTCCACCATGCGGCCCCAGAGGGCCTCGGCCTTCTGCAGCGCGGCGCGCAGGTGCTCGGCGGCGCTGTAGATGCGCAGGACCTGGGTGCGGCTCACGCCCCGCTTGGGCCCCTCCACGGCGTCGTTGTCCCGGGCCTCGATGTAATAGGAGATGCGGTCGCCCGGCTGGACCTTGAGCGCGTCCAGGTTCCACGTGTGGGTGCCCTTGTCGCGCCGGCCGTCCTGCCGGGGCAGGGCGATGCGCGCCTCTTCCTTGGCGCCGGGCATCCGGTAGACGAGCGCGAGGGCGGACAGGCCGTAGTCGTCGCTGGCCTCGTACTTGAGCGTCACCTGCTGGCCCGGGTCCACCTCCAGCTCGGCGGCGGGGGTGAGCAGCTGCACCTGGGGCGCGGCGTCCTTCTCCACGTTGAGCGGCAGGTCCGGCCCGGTGGCGAGCACGGTGCGCGCGCCGCCGTAGAAGACGAAGTGGTAGCCGCCGGACTTCTTGGCCACGAAGGAGCCCGTCAGCTCGCGCCGGCCGGTGACGACGAGCGGCAGCGTCTCGCCATTGACGACGATCTCCGCGCGCTCCACCTCGCGGTCCGAGCGCGTCTTGAGCTGCACCTCGGTGCCGGCCGGCGCGCTCACCTCGCCGTTGGTGCCCGGCACGGTGCGCGGGGCCAGGCCCGTGTAGGCCGGGTAGCGGTACGTCAGCTCGACGTCGCCGGTGATGGGCTCGCGCACCTCGGCCTGGGCGGTGGGGTCGAGTGACTCGAGCGCCTGGGCGAAGCCCACGCGCCAGCGCGCGCCCGTGAGCGCGAGCAGCACGCCGAGCACGAGCACCCCGCCGCCCAGTCCGGCCGCCGTGCGCTTGAGGTGCCGGGCATCCACCACCGAGGCCACGTCCACGCGCTCGGCGCGCGCGTCCATCTGCCGCAGGAAGGCGTCCGTCAGGGCCTGGGAGTGGCCGTCGTGCGCCTCGCGCGGGGCCTCGCGCGCCAGCTCCACCGCGGCGAGCACGTCCAGGGACAGCGCGGGGTGCCGCTCGCCGATGAGCCGCGCCGTGCGCGCGTCATCCCCCACGGTGCGCAGCGACAGGCCCACGCCGAAGGCCACGGCCAGCAGCGCGCCCGCCACCGGCGCGAGCATCATCAACCAGCGGCCCGCCACGGGCGACACGAGGCCCGCGTAGCCCCCCGCCACGACGAGCACCAGCCCGAGCCCCACGCCCAGGAGCGCGCCGCGCAGCCACAATTGACGGCGCTGTCGCGCGCGCACCGCGCCGAGCAGTCGCTCCACCGCCCGGGTCCGGGGGGGAGGTCGGGGCTCGGCCGGGGACGGCGCGGGAGGCGACGGGGGAGGAAGCTCGGGACCTGGGGTCTGGGAGTCTAGGTTCACGCTGTCACGTCCGCTCGGTCGCGTGGCAACCCCCGACGGGGGCGCCTATTTCCCGATCTCTAGCAGGACCAGGGCCGTGACGTGTCTTCCCGTTCTCCAAGCGGGCGGGCGGCGCTCGCGCGTGTCCGCCGCTGGATGCTCGCGGTGTTCAGCGCGGCGTGCCGTCCGCCCCGTGCTCGTCCTTGGCCGCCTCGTCCTTGCCCAGGCTGGCGGTGGCCTGGGCGTACTCGGTCGTCGCGTCCGCGGCGCCCAGCTCCTCGGCCAGCGCGGTGAGGGCCTCCTGGGCGGCCTGCAACTGCGGGCGCGCCAGACGCGTGAGCACCCGCTCCACGGCCGACTCCACCGTGCCGCCCGCCGGCACGTCCATGCTCCGGCCCTGGTCCGTCAGGGCGAAGAGCGCCTTGCGCCCATCGAGCGGATCCGACTTGCGCTCGAGCAGGCCGCGCTTCTCCATGCGCTTGAGCACGCCGGTGAGGGTGCTCGGGTGCACGTGCATGATGCCCGCGAGCCGACCGGCCGTGATGCCCGGGAAGCGGCCCACCAGTCGCAGCACCAACCGTTGGGGCCCCGTCAGGCCGAGGGTGGACTCCATGCGCTTGGACGTGGACTGCAGTCCATGGTCCACCGCCCAGAGCAGGCGCATGAACTCCAGCACCTCGCCCAGCGGCGCCTTCTTGTCCTTATTCAGGTCGGAAGTTTCGCTCATGTCTTCGAGTGGCTTCATTTCTACAGTGTCCCCTGAATTCCGTTTCGCTGTCGCGTGTCTAGAATCTGGACGGTGGGTGGGTCCAGAAACCACCTGCTGAAAAGGCATCGAATTGGCGGGCGAGAGCCGTCGGCGCATAGGTTTGCGACGAGGACGGAACAATGGATCGTTGAGTTCCCTACTTTTTTAGCCTTGCCCGCGCGCCCGGCATGCCACGGGTGGAGCGCCAGCGCCAGGGGACGATGCATGGGCCGAGCGGAGGACGAGGAGGACCTGGCGGCGTACGACCTGCCGTGGCCCGCGCGGCTGGTGGTGCAGCTGTGGGCGCTGGTGCTGGGGCTCGTCACCCGGCTGACGGACGCGCTCCTGCTGCTGGGCCGGCCCGTGCTGGCGCGGCCCTACGTGGGGCTGTGGCTCGCCGAGCGCCTGCGCTCGCCCTACCGGGCCCGGCGCTCCTTCGAGGTGGTGCGCGCGCTCCAGGCCACGGGCCAGCGCATGCGCGAGCTCATCTACGGAGAGACGCCCCTGCTGTCGGCGCTCTGGGTGTTCCGGCGCGCCGGGGTGGGGCGGGCGAGCGTGGTGGTGGACCTGGGAGCGGGGCGGGGGCGGGTGCTGCTCGCGGCGCGCTGGCTCGGGGCGCGGGCGCGGGGCGTGGAGCTGCTCGCCGAGCACGTCACGCGCATGGCGCCGTGGCTCGCGCCCGTGGGCATCTCGCTGGTGGAGGGGGACGCGGCCCAGGCGGACGTGACGGACGCCACCCACGTCTTCCTGAACTGGTTGGCGCTCACGCCCCAGACGAAGGCGCGGCTCGTGGCGCGCCTGCGCACGTGCGCGCCCGGCACGCGGGTGCTCACGGTGCTCCACCCCATCGAGGACGGGGACTTCGTGCGCCTGTCGGGCCACACGGTGCTCTTCACCTGGGGCCTGGAGCGCGTGTGGATCCACGAGTACCGGCCCGCGGGCCCGGGCTAGTCCCGGAGCCCGAGCAGGAGCGTCCACGCGAGCAGCGAGCCCGCGGAGCACACGATGCCGGCGATGGCCTTGTTCCGGCCTCCGATGGGGGGCACGGCCGTGGGTGACACCCGCGCCAGGGCGAGGAGCGAGAACACGAGCGCGAAGGGGGCCACGGGCACGACGAGCACCCCCACCAGCGACAGCCAGAAGCCCGTGCGCGCCAGGGTGTTGCCGACATGTCGGCGCCAGAGCAGCCCGAGCGCCTCGTCGGACACGGGCTGCTGGAAGAAGAGGCGGCTGCGGGTGTCCACCAGGAGCGTGAGGCTCACCGTCAGGGGCACGAGCCCGAGCATCACCCCGCCCTCGTTCCGCTGGATGACGGTGAAGCCCAGGTTCACGAGCGCCAACAGGCACGGACCCCAGCGCGCGAAGGGCAGGCCCAGCCAGTAGCACAGGCCCAGGACGATGCCCGAGAGCGACAGCAGCGTCGCCGGGAACCCGGGGGGCTCGTGGGTCCCGGACCTTTGTCTGAGGAAGACGAACCAGGCCAGGGCGCCGAGCAGGAAGAACCACGCCCAGCCGTCGCGTCGGCCCCAGTACTTGCGCCGCATCGTCTCCAGGGAGTCCACCTCGGGCCGCGCGGCGCAGGTCTCGCAGTAGTCCACCCCATTCACGAGGCGGCGGTCCTCCTGGCAGATGAACGTGCCACAGCGCGCGCACGCGCCGAGCACGGCCCGCTCCGGATGACGCTCGCACCGGACGCGGCTCGACCCGGGCTCGCGGGAAATGGCATTCATGTGACGGGCTCCGGACGCGACCCTGGCCTGGGCGTCACAGGCGAGTGTACGCCCAGTCCTGGCCGCGTGTTTTCAAACCAGGAATCCATGTCGTGTCTGTCTTCTCCGCGCGAGGGTCGGCGAGCATGGGGGCGTCAACTTGCACCGTCTGGAGCGCGCCGGTATGGGTGGAGCCCGGCACCTCTCTCGCCAGTGGTGCTTCAACCTGACGCTGGAGGTTTCTCCGTGAGTTTCCTGCACAAGTCCCTTGGGATCCTGACCCTGGCCTCCTCCTTGATGGTGGGCTGCACCGACCGTGGCGCCGCTCCCGGCACGACGGACCCCGACTGTACGGGCGCTTGTGAGCCGGTGGCCGACGCGGGCACGCGCGATGGCGGCTCGGGCGACGGCGGCGGCACGCCGGGCGATGGCGGCACGGGCGACGGCGGCACGCAGACCGGCCCGCTCACGCTGACGGTCACCGAGGCGCGCCGGGCCGCCAAGGGCACCTGGGTGAAGGTCGTGGGCGCCGTCATCCAGACGGTGGACTACGAGAAGCAGGGCACCGGCGCGGACTGGTCGGCGAACTTCTACCTGGTGGATCCCGCCAATCCCAAGCAGGGCCTCTGGGTCTACAAGTTCTACCAGGACACGCCCACCCAGTACCGGGCCAAGGTCGGCGACAAGCTCGACATCGAGGGCTTCCTCCACGTGAAGGGCCCCTTCGAGCAGGTGGCCGCCTACCGGCCGCAGCTGGCGAGCAAGTACTACGTGGACGGCTCGCAGCAGCCGAAGATGGCGCTCACCAACATCGTCGCCAGCACGGCGCCCGTGGACAACGAGGTGTCGGTGGACACCGGCTTCGGTGACGCCAAGGGCGGCTCGGCGCGTCCCAACCCGGACTACGCCGGCTCGCGCGTGCACATCGCCGGCCCGCTCACCATCACCAACGCGAGCCCCAAGGCGCTCCAGCGCGTCTCGTCCAACCCGGACGACACCCGCTACTACGGCTTCGAGGTGACGGGCGGCATCCTCGTGCGCAACGCCGCCACCTTCGGCAAGTGCGACTACCGCCAGAAGGTGATCGACGGCGCCACGGTGACGTTCCCCGACGGCATCCGCGGCGTCTGGGACACCTACTCCTTCGCGGCGTGCGAGGACGGCGGCACCGCGTCCGACTGCCGCAAGAACGCCTCGGTGGTGCCCGGCACCGCCGGCGACGGGGGCACGGGGGACGGCGGCACCGGCAACATCTACACCTACGTCATCACCCCGCAGAACTGCGACACGGACCTCAAGGCCGCCGAGTAGTTCCCGCGCCGCGCCGCTCCTGGTCGCGCCTCCGGAGTGAAGTCCTCCCGGAGGCGCGGTGGAGCGTCAGATGGAGTAGTCGCCGAGGAACACCTTGGCCAGGCGCACGTCGGCGTGGACGCTGTCCCCCTCGACGACCCCCAGGTCGTCGAACTCGGCGCGGGGCACCTCCACGGACACCGCCTCCCCGGTGGGCAGCTTGAGCAGCACCTTCACGTAGCCGCCCACGGACTTGAGCCGCTCCACGCGGCTGGGCGTGGGCCCTTCCTCTCCCTGGGCGGGCTTGACGATCTTCACGTCGTGCGGGCGGATGAAGGCGTGCACCTTCTCGCCCTCGCGCGCGCTCTGGGGGGCCTCCACCACCAGCGAGCCCACCTCGGCCCGGCCCGAGTGCACCTGGCCGCGCAGCACGCTCGTGCCGCCCACGAAGGACGCCACGAAGGGCGAGGCCGGCCGGTCGTAGATCTCCTCGGGCGCGCCCGCCTGCGCCACGCGGCCCTCGCTCATCACCACCACGTGCTGGGAGATCTCCAGCGCCTCCGCCTGATCGTGCGTGACGAGCAGCGTGGTGACGCCCGTGCGCTCGTGCAGGGACTGCAGCCACTCGCGCAGCTCCAGGCGCACCCGGCTGTCGAGCGCGCCGAAGGGCTCGTCGAGCAGCAGGAGCCGGGGCCGGATGGCGAGCGCCCGCGCGAAGGCCACGCGCTGCTTCTGACCGCCGGACAGCTGCGCCGGGTAGCGCTCGCCCAGGGCCTCCAGTTGCACGAGCTGGAGCATCTCCTCCACGCGCTCGGCCACCTGGCGCCGGGGCAGCTTGCGCGTCTCCAGCCCGAAGGCCAGGTTCTGCCGCACCGTCATGTGCTTGAAGAGCGCGTAGCTCTGGAACACCACGCCGATGCCGCGCGCCTGCACGGGCACGTGCGTGCAGTCCACGCCCGCGATGCTCACGCGGCCCGCGTCCGGCAACTCCAGCCCGGCGATGAGGCGCAGCAGCGTGGATTTGCCCGCGCCCGAGGGGCCCAGCAGCGTGGTGATGGCGCCCGAGGGCGCGGTGAAGGACACGTCCGACACGGCGGGCGTGCCGCCCTGGGTGAACTGCTTGGTGAGGTGCTCGACGACGACACTCATGGGGCCTCGGCCCTCCACTCGACGTACTTCTTGACGGCCAGGGTGACGAGCGCGAGCACCGTGAGCAGCGACGCCACGGCGAAGGCCCCCGCGAGGTTGTACTCGTTGTAGAGGATCTCCGCGTGCAGGGGCAGGGTGTTGGTGACGCCGCGGATGTGGCCGGACACCACGGACACGGCGCCGAACTCCCCCATCGCCCGCGCGTTGCACAGGAGCACCCCGTAGAGCACGCCCCACTTCACCTTGGGCAGCGTCACGTGCCAGAAGACGCGCCAGCCCCCAGCACCGAGCGACAGCGCCGCCTCCTCCTCGTCCTGCCCTTGCGCCTGCATGACGGGCAGCACCTCGCGCGCCACGAACGGGAAGGTGACGAACACCGTGGCCAGCACGATGCCGGGCACGGCGAAGATGACCCGCAGGCCCCGCTCGGCCAGCCACGGTCCGAGCCAGCCCTGCCGCCCGAAGAGCAGCACGAAGATGAGGCCGGCGATGACGGGCGATACGCTGAAGGGCAGGTCGATGAGCGTGAGCAGCACGTCCCGCCCCCGGAAGCGGAAGTGGGCGATGAGCCACGCGGCCGCCAGGCCGAACACCAGGTTGAAGGGCACGGAGATGGCCGCCGCCAGCAGCGTGAGCCGCACCGCCGCCAGCGTCTCCGGCTCCTGGAGCGTGGCCAGGTAGGTGCCCACGCCCTTCTGCAGCGCGAAGGTGAACACCGCCACGAGCGGCACCACCAGGAACACGCCCAAAAAGAGCAGCGCCGCGCCGATGAGCGCCCCGCGCACGAGGGCGGGGCTCGCGAGCGCGCGCCGCACGGGCGCGGGGCGGGGGACGTGGGTGACCGGATGCATGGCGGGCGCCTCTCCTCCCTACTCGTGCCGCGCCTCGAGCCGACGGTGGCTCCAGCGCTGCAACAGGTTGACGGCGAGCAGCAGCGCGAACGACGCGGCGAGCATCACCCCGGCGATGGCCGTGGCGCCCGCGTAGTCGTACTGCTCCAGCCGGGTGATGATGAGCAAGGGGGCGATCTCCGTCTTGAGCGGCATGTTGCCGGAGATGAACACCACCGAGCCGTACTCGCCGATGGCGCGCGCGAACGCGAGCGTGAAGCCGCTGAGCAGCGCGGGGAAGACGCTCGGGAAGAGCACGTGCGTGAACGTGCGCCAGGGCGAGGCGCCGAGCGTCGCGGCGGCCTCCTCCACGTCCGCGTCGAGCGACTCCAGCACCGGCTGCACCGTGCGCACCACGAAGGGCAGCCCGATGAAGGTGAGCGCCACGCCGATGCCCAGCGGGGTGAACGCCACCTGGATGCCAAAGGCCTCCAGGTGCCGGCCATACCAGCCGTTGCGCGCGTAGAGCGTGGTGAGCGTGAGGCCCGCCACCGCCGTGGGCAGCGCGAAGGGCAGGTCCACCAGCGCGTCCACCAGCGCCCGGCCGGGGAAGCGGTAGCGCACGAGCACCCACGCCACGAGCAGGCCGAAGACGGCGTTGGCGAGCGCCGCGAAGAACGCCGCGCTGAAGCTCAGCCGGTACGCCGCGAGCACGCGCGGCGAGGCCACCGTCTCCCAGAACTGCGCCCAGGTGAGGCTGAACGTCTTGAGGAAGAGCGCCGTGAGCGGCAAGAGCACGATGAGCGTGAGGTAGAACCAGCTCACGCCCAGGGTGAGGCCAAAGCCCGGGAGCACGCGCCGGGACGCGGAGGTGGCACGCGCGCTCATCGGGCCTGGGGGGCGTAGAGCTGGTCGAACGAGCCGCCGTCGTCGAAGTGCCGCTGCTGGGCCTGCTTCCAGCCGCCCACCACGTCCTGAATGGTGAAGAGCTTCACGGGCGCGAAGTGGCCCGCGACCTTGGCCTGGGCCTGGGCCGAGCGCGGCCGGTAGTGGTGGCGGGCGGCGATCTCCTGCGCCTCCTCGGTGTAGAGGTACTGGAGGTAGGCCTCCGCCACCTGGCGCGTGCCCTTGCGGTCCACGTTCTGATCCACGAGCGCCACCGGCGGCTCGGCGAGGATGCTCGTCGAGGGGACGATGATGTCGAAGCGCTCCGGCCCCACCTCGTCCTTGAGCAGGAAGGCCTCGTTCTCCCAGGCGATGAGCACGTCCCCGAGGCCCCGCTCGGCGAAGGTGGTGGTGGCGCCCCGCGCCCCCGAGTCCAGCACCGGCACGTTCTTGAACAGCGCGGCGATGTACTCGCGCGCCTTGGCCTCGCTGCCCCCGGGCGCGCGCAGGGCGTGGCCCCACGCGGCGAGGTAGTTCCAGCGCGCCCCCCCGGACGTCTTGGGGTTGGGGGTGATGACGGACACGCCGGGCCGCACCAGGTCCTCCCAGTCCCGGATGTTCTGGGGGTTGCCCTTGCGCACCACGAAGACGATGGTGGACGTGTACGGCGTGCTGCGCTCGGGCAGGCGCGTCTGCCAGTCCGCCGGCAAGAGCCCCGCCTTGTCGTGGATCATGTCGATGTCGTAGGCGAGCGCCAGCGTCACCACGTCCGCGTCCAGGCCGTCGATGACCGCGCGCGCCTGCTTGCCCGAGCCCCCGTGGGACTGCTTGAGGATGGGCTTCACGCCCGTCTTCGCCTCCCACCGCCGGGCGAACGCGGCGTTGAGCTCCGTGTACAGCTCGCGCGTGGGATCGTACGACACGTTGAGCAGCGTCACCGCCTCGGCCTTGGCGTCGTTGGACTTGGCGCAGCCCACCGGGAGCGCCAGCGCGCCCGCGAGCCAGACGGACAGGGAAAAGACGGACCAGCGAGAATGACGTGCCTTCATTGGGCGCCTCGGTTCGGATGCCCACGACAGGCCGGGTGCGTTCCGAAAGCCCGCCGTCCCGCGCGCCGTGCAAGCGCGGGGGGGGGGGCATGGACACGCGGGAAAGTGCCCGGGGGCCGTCCGTTTGTCAAGACATGCCTCCGCTATAGCGGACAGCCCTTGCTTGGAGGGCGGGCGCAACCTTCGGGCGTTCAACCAACCGCAAAGGTTGTCCCCGCGCGGCGGTGCCGGGGGGAGTCGGTTAGGATGGAACTTTATGCCCGTGTCGCATTCCGTCGGACTGTTGCAGGAGTACCTGGCCCAGGACGTCGTTCCCCGGGAGATGACCATCGCCCGCTTCATGCGGGGGATGATGGTGCTCGGGTGCGTGGCGGCGTTGTTCCTGGGCGGGGCGATCGGCTGGAAGCTGGCGCTGAGCCTCTCGGGGCTCACCGCGGTGCTGGCCATCTACTACACGCTCATGCTCCGGGCGCTGGGCCGCGGGGGCTTCCACCCGGCGATGCAGTGGGTGGACAGCGCGCTCACGGTGTCCATTCCGGCGGTGGTGTTCCTCACCGACGTGCACTTCCACGGCGCGGTGTACGCGCTCACCACGCCGCCGGCCTATGCCTGGGGCACGCTCATCGTCGTGTGCGCGCTCCGGGCGGGACGGGGGCTCGCGTACTTCGCCGCGGGGCTCGCGGCGGTGGAGTACCTGCTGCTCTACTTCCTGGTGGCCGTGCCCCGGCTGCCCCCGGACACGCTCGACACGCTGAGCCCGGCGATGGTGTTCCTGCGCGCCGTGTTCCTCTTCTCCTACGGCCCCCTGGCCGCCACGCTCGCCACGCTCATCGTCACCAAGGCGGGCGACGCGCTGCGCGCCATCCGCGAGAAGGACGTGATGGGCAAGTACTTCCTCCAGGAGCGGCTGGGCGTGGGCGGCATGGCGGAGGTGTTCCGCGCCACCTACAGCCCCGAGGGCGGCTTCGAGAAGCAGGTGGCGCTCAAGCGCGTGCTGCCCGCGTTCGCGGACAACGAGGAGTTCCTCTCCCTGTTCAAGCGCGAGGCGGAGCTGGGCTCGCTGCTCATCCACCCCAACATCGTCCAGGTGCTCGACCTGGGCCGGCACCAGGGCACCGTCTTCCTCACCCTGGAGTTCGTGGACGGCATGCCGCTGAGCACGCTGCTCAAGCGCGTGGCGCTGCGCCGGCTGACCCCGGCGGCCGCGGCCTTCATCGGCGCGGAGATGGCCGCGGCGCTCGCGTA includes:
- a CDS encoding DUF4175 family protein — its product is MNLDSQTPGPELPPPSPPAPSPAEPRPPPRTRAVERLLGAVRARQRRQLWLRGALLGVGLGLVLVVAGGYAGLVSPVAGRWLMMLAPVAGALLAVAFGVGLSLRTVGDDARTARLIGERHPALSLDVLAAVELAREAPREAHDGHSQALTDAFLRQMDARAERVDVASVVDARHLKRTAAGLGGGVLVLGVLLALTGARWRVGFAQALESLDPTAQAEVREPITGDVELTYRYPAYTGLAPRTVPGTNGEVSAPAGTEVQLKTRSDREVERAEIVVNGETLPLVVTGRRELTGSFVAKKSGGYHFVFYGGARTVLATGPDLPLNVEKDAAPQVQLLTPAAELEVDPGQQVTLKYEASDDYGLSALALVYRMPGAKEEARIALPRQDGRRDKGTHTWNLDALKVQPGDRISYYIEARDNDAVEGPKRGVSRTQVLRIYSAAEHLRAALQKAEALWGRMVDHLADRLEGPDRDKTKDAQKVTSAQAVDTSGLALVTDLRALVQELRRERDTPVELVTALANISDKLGQRVRATSDFRRVYLRTQLRQTGNDFGTGARLSALVTEEIDELEKDVLYLESLLDRQKLEALQELAKQLANERRELSRLIEDYKARPDEQTREQVMQQIQEMRARIDELMQRMAELRQGIRDEHLNAEALQDMMKDQDMSSALDDVERLMREGKADEALAKLQELSMQMDDMLNGLNDAQEEFGGEQYPELAQKFGQFMGELEKTAQEQKRVADATQAIRDQARKQNKDRLSERGQAMKEELQRTLEQVRENYQALREDQLSSRASRPLEEAQAELDNARNALNVDDFDLAAEATQRASEAAQELASYGEQQRALDEMYGNPPQVRRQSAKLAEQLADDARKVEDANRKLQSLFPPPGSQLSPEDKQRLQQLAGEQEGLEQQAKGLRQQMQEMEQMAPLFGQEAGEQMEEIGRRMGEAAQRMQGKDANRGHGEQQAALEGLRQFQQQMKESQRGKGKGKGLPLPMGMGRGQGNGQDPRDKVEIPDEEAYQAPKEFRKDLLDAMKEGTPEKYRDQVKRYYEELVK
- a CDS encoding sulfate/molybdate ABC transporter ATP-binding protein; amino-acid sequence: MSVVVEHLTKQFTQGGTPAVSDVSFTAPSGAITTLLGPSGAGKSTLLRLIAGLELPDAGRVSIAGVDCTHVPVQARGIGVVFQSYALFKHMTVRQNLAFGLETRKLPRRQVAERVEEMLQLVQLEALGERYPAQLSGGQKQRVAFARALAIRPRLLLLDEPFGALDSRVRLELREWLQSLHERTGVTTLLVTHDQAEALEISQHVVVMSEGRVAQAGAPEEIYDRPASPFVASFVGGTSVLRGQVHSGRAEVGSLVVEAPQSAREGEKVHAFIRPHDVKIVKPAQGEEGPTPSRVERLKSVGGYVKVLLKLPTGEAVSVEVPRAEFDDLGVVEGDSVHADVRLAKVFLGDYSI
- a CDS encoding sulfate ABC transporter substrate-binding protein, coding for MKARHSRWSVFSLSVWLAGALALPVGCAKSNDAKAEAVTLLNVSYDPTRELYTELNAAFARRWEAKTGVKPILKQSHGGSGKQARAVIDGLDADVVTLALAYDIDMIHDKAGLLPADWQTRLPERSTPYTSTIVFVVRKGNPQNIRDWEDLVRPGVSVITPNPKTSGGARWNYLAAWGHALRAPGGSEAKAREYIAALFKNVPVLDSGARGATTTFAERGLGDVLIAWENEAFLLKDEVGPERFDIIVPSTSILAEPPVALVDQNVDRKGTRQVAEAYLQYLYTEEAQEIAARHHYRPRSAQAQAKVAGHFAPVKLFTIQDVVGGWKQAQQRHFDDGGSFDQLYAPQAR
- the cysT gene encoding sulfate ABC transporter permease subunit CysT: MSARATSASRRVLPGFGLTLGVSWFYLTLIVLLPLTALFLKTFSLTWAQFWETVASPRVLAAYRLSFSAAFFAALANAVFGLLVAWVLVRYRFPGRALVDALVDLPFALPTAVAGLTLTTLYARNGWYGRHLEAFGIQVAFTPLGIGVALTFIGLPFVVRTVQPVLESLDADVEEAAATLGASPWRTFTHVLFPSVFPALLSGFTLAFARAIGEYGSVVFISGNMPLKTEIAPLLIITRLEQYDYAGATAIAGVMLAASFALLLAVNLLQRWSHRRLEARHE
- the cysW gene encoding sulfate ABC transporter permease subunit CysW is translated as MHPVTHVPRPAPVRRALASPALVRGALIGAALLFLGVFLVVPLVAVFTFALQKGVGTYLATLQEPETLAAVRLTLLAAAISVPFNLVFGLAAAWLIAHFRFRGRDVLLTLIDLPFSVSPVIAGLIFVLLFGRQGWLGPWLAERGLRVIFAVPGIVLATVFVTFPFVAREVLPVMQAQGQDEEEAALSLGAGGWRVFWHVTLPKVKWGVLYGVLLCNARAMGEFGAVSVVSGHIRGVTNTLPLHAEILYNEYNLAGAFAVASLLTVLALVTLAVKKYVEWRAEAP
- a CDS encoding MarR family winged helix-turn-helix transcriptional regulator, with product MSETSDLNKDKKAPLGEVLEFMRLLWAVDHGLQSTSKRMESTLGLTGPQRLVLRLVGRFPGITAGRLAGIMHVHPSTLTGVLKRMEKRGLLERKSDPLDGRKALFALTDQGRSMDVPAGGTVESAVERVLTRLARPQLQAAQEALTALAEELGAADATTEYAQATASLGKDEAAKDEHGADGTPR
- a CDS encoding class I SAM-dependent methyltransferase, which encodes MGRAEDEEDLAAYDLPWPARLVVQLWALVLGLVTRLTDALLLLGRPVLARPYVGLWLAERLRSPYRARRSFEVVRALQATGQRMRELIYGETPLLSALWVFRRAGVGRASVVVDLGAGRGRVLLAARWLGARARGVELLAEHVTRMAPWLAPVGISLVEGDAAQADVTDATHVFLNWLALTPQTKARLVARLRTCAPGTRVLTVLHPIEDGDFVRLSGHTVLFTWGLERVWIHEYRPAGPG
- a CDS encoding serine/threonine-protein kinase — its product is MPVSHSVGLLQEYLAQDVVPREMTIARFMRGMMVLGCVAALFLGGAIGWKLALSLSGLTAVLAIYYTLMLRALGRGGFHPAMQWVDSALTVSIPAVVFLTDVHFHGAVYALTTPPAYAWGTLIVVCALRAGRGLAYFAAGLAAVEYLLLYFLVAVPRLPPDTLDTLSPAMVFLRAVFLFSYGPLAATLATLIVTKAGDALRAIREKDVMGKYFLQERLGVGGMAEVFRATYSPEGGFEKQVALKRVLPAFADNEEFLSLFKREAELGSLLIHPNIVQVLDLGRHQGTVFLTLEFVDGMPLSTLLKRVALRRLTPAAAAFIGAEMAAALAYMHDRSSAKGEPLGLVHRDLNPPNILLSRIGEVKLSDFGIARAANQVGVTQLQQVRGKAGYMAPEQAYGLALDGRVDLFALGLTLHEALTGQRALQGDTDAELMLASTRQEILPPSHFVPGISPTLDAIVMGLLRHDREQRTPTAEVLRQQLLTLTGYESPYIHGRKQLIQALREARTQASAPVRPLLLTPDMALTEGAAQPALPVPERS